The stretch of DNA GGCATTTACAACCGATGAAACCATTACTTCAGTGCAATGGTCACCGCTGGGTGATGGCGTGATGTTTACCGTCAGCAGCAAAATACTGGAGAAAGGCGATACGGCAAGCCAGAGATTGATGCTGCTTGACATCAACACTCTGGCACTGCATGAACTGTACAGGAAACCAGGTGCACCTAAAGTCGACAACCACACTGCACCCAGTGGCAATCTGACCTGATCAGCTGGTTAGTTGACCGATCGCATCAACCACCCGGAGTGCACTGACAACGCCATCCTCGTGAAAACCCTTCCCCCACCAGGCCCCGCAATACCAGGTGCGATCAACATTGATCGTCGACCATCGAGCTTGAGCGTCCGCTCCGGCGCGGGTGAATACCGGATGTGCATACTCGAAGCTCCCCAGAATACGCTCCGGCACTATTCGGTCCGTATCATTCAGACTGACCAGAAAACGATGAGGTGACTCAATACCCATCAGCCGGTTCATATCATAAGTCACCCGGGGCAGGCCGCCGCGCTCAATCGGCAGATAATAGTTCCAACTGGCCCAGGCACGTCGATTGTCAGGCATTACTCGGGTATCCGTGTGCAGCACAACATCGTTAGCCTGATAGTTGATGGCTGACAGCAGGTCTGTTTCAGCCGCCGTCGGATCGCTTAACATAGACAGGCTCTGATCACTGTGACAAGCGAGCACAACATGGTCGTACTGCTCCTCGCCCCGGTTCGATGACACAGTCACATGACCTGCTTGACGACAAATGCTTTCAACAGGTGTCGATAAGCGGATGCGATCAGAAAAGCTTCGGCTCATCGGCTCAAGATAGGCACGCGAACCCCCGCTCAACGTTCGCCAGCGGGGGCGATGGTGCACATTCAACAGCCCATGCCGGTACATGAACGGCAGCATAAAGCGCACTGGAAAATCCAGCATGTCATTAAAAGATGTAGACCAGATGGCCGAGGTCATCGGCACCAGATAATAATCAGCAAAGGCACTGGAGAGGCGATGACGGTGCAGATACGCCTGCAGCGTTTCATCAGGAATGCTGTCCGCCTCAACATCCGCAATGGCCTGCTTGTTAAAGGCCAGGATATGCAGCAACATTTTGATGAAAGTTGGCGAGGCAAGCTGCCGACGCTGGGCAAACAGGCTGTTGTACATGGCCAGCCGACCACTGACGCCAGCATATTCAAGGCCACTGCTCTGGCACTGCACCCCGAAACTCATGTCCGAGTCACGCCAATCCACATCAAGTTCATTCATCAGGGCGATGAAATTGGGATAGGTCCAGTCGTTAAAAACGATAAAGCCTGTGTCGATGGCAAAATCTTTACCATCCAGCGTCACATCGATGGTGGCCGTGTGGCCACCAATGCGATCTGCCGCTTCATAAACAGTGATATCGTGACGGGGCGCAAGCCGGTAGGCAGCCGTCAATCCGGCGATGCCGGTGCCAATAATTGCAATTTTCAATTCAGAACTTCCTGGCGGTATCAGACAATTGATCTCTGATACGTCAGATCTGAGCTACCGGACCAGCTACCCGTCCCCTGTTCAATCAAGCAACACCTCTATATCAGCGATACTGAGCGAGTTCCTTGCGGGCAACTACCCGACGATGTACCTCATCGGGACCATCGGCCAGGCGCAGAGTACGCTGCGATGTCCACAGACCTGCCAGCGGGAAGTCCTGCGAAACCCCGGCCGCACCATGAACCTGAATGGCTCTGTCGATGACTCGCAAAGCCATATTCGGAACGGCCACCTTGATCTGGGAGATGGCATCACGGGCGGCCTTATTGCCAATGGTATCCATCAGATAAGCGGCTTTGAAAACCAGCAGGCGACACATCTCGATTTCGATCCGGCTGTCGGCAATCACATCGTAGTTTCCACCCAGCTCTGCCAACGGTTTGCCAAAGGCTTCACGACTCACAGCACGCTGACACAACAACTCCAGGGCTTTTTCTGCTGCACCGATTGAACGCATACAGTGATGAATGCGACCTGGCCCCAGGCGACCTTGAGAAATCTCGAAACCGCGGCCGCGACCCAGAATGATATTGTCCTTTGGGACTCGCACATTGGTGAATTTGATATGCATGTGTCCGTGTGGCGCATCGTCATGCCCGAATACACACATGGGTCGCAGTACTTCCACTCCGGGTGTATCCATCGGCACAAGTATCTGCGATTGACGATTGTGCTTGGGTGCGTCCGGATCCGTAATCACCATAACAATCATGATCTTGCAGCGAGCATCACCGGCCCCGGAGATATAGAATTTCTCGCCATTGATCACCCACTCATCACCGTCCAGCACAGCGCTTGTTGAAATATTTGTGGCGTCTGAGGAGGCGACATTCGGCTCTGTCATTGCGAAGGCCGATCGAATTTTGCCTTCCAGCAGGGGTTCCAGCCACATTTTTTTCTGCTCTTCAGAACCATAGCGTTCCAGAACTTCCATATTCCCGGTATCGGGTGCACTGCAGTTAAAGGCTTCAGATGCCAATCGGCTTCGGCCCATGATTTCAGCCAGATGAGCATACTCAAGATTGCTGATTCCGGCTCCGCCCTGACTCTTTGGCAGGAAAAAATTCCACAGCCCCAGCGCACGTGCCTTGGCCTTCAGGCCTTCCATGATTTCATCCTGGCGCGGCGTGTGTGACCAACGATCGCCCACACTGACTTCTGCATGGTATTCCTTTTCCACGGCAGCAACATCAACCTCAACAAATTTGCGGATCTTCTCCCGCACTTCCTGCATTTCTTCGGACAGTCCCAGATTCATTTTGTATTCCTCATTAGTAAAGCATTTTGTTGTGATGTTGCCGGATCGTGCTTGCCAGATTATCTGACGTTTTGCTCATCCGGTTATGGTCCCACCGCCATCAATTACCAGTGTTTGACCTGTGGTAAAGCTGCCGGCATCAGAAGCCAGAAAAATTGCCGCGCCGGCAATTTCATCAGGTTCACCGATACGGCGCAGCGGATACTTGGAAACCGTATTTTTGTAAGTCTCAGGGTTCTCCCACAGAGCGCGGGCAAAATCGGTACGAATCAATCCCGGCGCTATGCAGTTCACCCTGATATTCTGCGGCCCCCACTCGACGGCCAGATTACGTGCCATCTGCATATCGGCAGCCTTGGATATACCATAAGCGCCCAGCACATCACTGCCTTTGATGCCGGCAATTGATGACACAATGATTGCCGCTCCGCCGCCGCGCTGCGCCATTCCCGGCAGCACCATCTGACACAGGCGGTGAGCGCTGCCCACATTGGAGTTCATGATTTTGTCAAAAGCCTCATCGGGAATATCCTGAGACTTGCCGTAGAACGGGTTTAACGCAGCGTTAATGACCAGCACATCAATCCTGCCATAGTGAGCCAGCGTTTTATCCACCAGCGCCTGCAACTGCTCCTTGTAATTGATATTGCAGGCCAGGGGCATGGCATCACCACCATTGGCCTTAATGGCCTCAGCGACCTCATCACAGGCATCCTGATTACGGCTTGAAATCACCACCTTGGCGCCCGCCTCGGCCATACGTTCTGCAATGGCCTTGCCAATGCCTTTGGTAGAGCCCGTAATCAAGGCTACCTTACCCGACAGATCAAACAGACTCATGGAATCCCCCTTCCGACCATGCAGCAAAGTTCTGGCGAATCATGCTTATGGTGCATTATAAATTTAATGAATACTTGATCGATGCATTATAAGATAACAATCGAAAGCCCTGAATGTAAAGACTCAACGCTCCTCCATCCATGGCCGCCACCCCTTGCTGACATGGGTACCACCATCAACAGGAATTACTGCACCATTGGTGTATGCCCCGGCACGAGTCACCAGATAAAGCAGAATACCGGCAATCTCCTCGGGCATACCGGCGCGACGCATTGGGCTGTCAGCCGCTATATCGTCACCGTATTCTTTCATCACAAAATCACTCATGCGAGATTGAAAGAAACCGGGCGCAATTGCATTGACGGTTATCTGACGAGGCCCCAGTTCGACCGCCAGGGTGCGGGTCAAGTGATGCAGGGCCGCCTTGCTGGCGGAGTAGGCAAATGTGGGAACGCGCTGGACAACAGGTACCTGCAGCCCATCCATCGACCCGATGTTGATGACACGTGCCGGATCAAAACTGTCACCGGCACTCAATAGAGGCAAGGCATCCCGGGTCAGCGCAAATACCGCGTTGACATTGGTTCGCATCACCTTATCAAAGGCTTCATCAGGATAATCACTGATAGGCGCTCCCCAGTTTGCACCGGCATTATTTATCAGAATATTCAGCCCGTTGTCGGCGAAAAAGTCACGCACGGCATCCAGCAGTACTGCTCTGCCATCAGGCTGAGTGACATCGGCTGCCACGGCAAGACAGTCACCCAGGGGGGACAGTATTTCCATGGCCTCGTCACATTTTTGCTGGCGACGAGACGCAATGATGACTCGGGCACCGCCGCGCAGCAGCGTTTCGGCCATGATCAGTCCCAAACCACTGCTGCCGCCTGTGATCAAGGCTGTTTTCCCCTGCACAGAGAACAGAGCCGACACCGTCAGAGATATATCAACATGCTTATTCATCGGCAATTTTCACCAGTTGCTTGCCAAAGTTACGGCCCTTCAGCAGACCACGAAACAGTTCAGGCGCGTTTTCCAGCCCTTCACCAATCGACTCACGATACTTGATCTTGCCGGCATTGACCCACTCACCCAATTGCTCGGTTGCCTGCTGCCACTGGTCCTGCCACTCTGTCACGACAAAGAATCGATGTTCAGGGATATGTAGGGCTGTTTTCAGAATGTGGAACGGTGTCTCGGCCTTGGTAATATCGGTGTCGTTATAGTTGGAGATATACCCGCAAATTGGCACTCTGGCGCCCTCATTGAGTAGTGGTGCAACAGCCCGCGTTACATCACCACCCACGTTTTCGAAATAGATATCAATGCCATCCGGGCAGAGTTCTCGCAATCGGGCTTGCAGATCTTCATTTTTGTAATCAATACACTCATCAAAACCGAGCTCGTCTTTGACATAGCGACACTTATCCGCGCCACCTGCAATACCGATCACCTTCAAGCCTTTGATTTTGGCGATCTGACCCACTACCGAGCCAACCGCGCCGGAAGCTGCTGCCACGACCAGCGTCTCGCCTGCCTGCGGCTTGCCGACTTCGGAAAGACCAAAATAAGCCGTTCTGCCCGGCATACCAACAACACCCAGGTGTGCTGACAAGGAGCCGTTTTTCAGGTCAACCTTCATCAGCCGTGGTTCATCGTCATCGGCTACGATCATTGTTTGCCAACCCATGTGAGCGGTCACGTAATCGCCGGCTTTAAAACGATCCGATCTGGATTCCACTACAATGCCAGCCGACTCACCCGTCATGACATCGCCTATCTCAAGCGGTTTGGCGTAGGATTTGACGTCATTCATACGACCGCGCATATAGGGATCCAGAGACAGCCAGATTACCTTGATTAATATCTGACCCGGCGCCAGCTCTGGCACATCCTCTTCCACCAGGCGAAAACAATCATCCGTTGGTTCACCCACTGGCCGCTGCGCCATAACCATCTTTCTGTTTTTCATCTGAACTGCTCCTGTCCTTATTAATGCATTTTAGGCTGTCCGCATACTAGCCCAGCACTTTGACTGCCACAAGGCTTGCAGTGCGGCGCGCAGCCGCTCGACGCCTTGCTGCCAAGTGACCGAGGTCAGTATCAGTGGCGGTAATAGGCGCACGACGCCGTTACGGGTCGGCGTCACAATCAGCCCCTGTTGTTGACAGGCCTCGGTCAAGGGCCAGACCAGATCGTGATCGGATAACTCAATCGCCAGCATCAACCCGATGCCACGCACCTCAGCGACAAGTTCAGGAAATTGTTGTTGCAGTTTATGCAGGTCAGTCAAGGCTTCGGCACCCAATAGCCTGACGTGTTGAGACATATTCTGTTGTTTAAGAAAGGCTGTTACTGCTGCAGCAACGGCGCAGGACAAAGGATTACCACAATAAGTACCACCATGATCTCCCAGCTCAACCCGTGCTGCATGTTCCTCCCGCATCGCCAGTGCGGCGAATGGCAGACCACCGGCTATCCCCTTCCCCATTGTCATCATATCTGGCACAAGACCATAACGCTCACAGGCAAAAAATTCACCGGTCCTGCAATAACCGGTCTGCACCTCATCAACAATCAGCAGGCAACCGTTGTTTTTGCACATCTGTTCCAATGACCTGAGATAGTCATGATCCAATGCTCTCACACCACCTTCGCCCTGCACTAATTCAATAATAACCGCAGCCAGCGGCACTTGCATGGCGGATTGCAATGGCTCTGTATCGTCGGCCGGAATGAAGTAATTGCCTGAGAGCCTCGGCAAATAGCGAGCAGGGTTCTCCGGCCCGCCGGACACCGACAGCGCTGCCAGTGTTCGCCCGTGAAAAGAACCCTCAAGTGCCAAAACTGATTCACGGCCGGTGATTTTTCGGGCCAACTTCAATGCGGCGTCATTCGCCTCGGCACCACTATTGGCAAACCAGATTTTTGTCAGTGCGTCGGGCAGCACCTCCTTCATCGCAGACATGAGAGCAGCCCTTGCCGGCGAATAGGTAAAACCTGAGTTTGGGTTTTGTATGATCCTGGAGGCCTGATCAGTCAGCGCTTCAAGAATGACCGGATGGTTATGTCCCAGACATACAACACCCCAACCCGACGAAAAATCAAGCAGAGCGTTGCCCTTTTCATCCCATACCGTAACTCCATCTCCACGTTCAATGACCAGTGGTTGCCGCCTGGTCACGGCAAGCCCGTATGTATCCTCAGTCTCCTGCACTTTCATGGTTTGCTCCTCATCTGCCGCATGGCACTTTTTAATGGCAAAAAAAAACCTCCGGAGGCGGTGGCCGCTCGGAGGTTTTGACTTCAATTCTGAATCTGATTACTTAGAAACTCAGCCTGTTCCTCCTGACCCACAAGCGCGCGCACGCGCCGCAGCACGCGCAGAGCGCGCCGCGTTTGCAGCTGCGATAGCAGATATGATGGCAGGCATCGACAGAGTCATTTGATTTAATTCAATGATCAGAGAGCTGCGCAATGTATTTGATGGAAGCTATTGATGTCAATACCCGGCCTTAGTAAAGTTAGTGGATCATCGCTCTGTCAGGGTTCCTGTATGCGAAACGTCTCACTGAAATCCGCTGCTCTGATTGCAGCGCTTTGCACAGGTATCACCCTGGGTGAAGCCGCTGAAGACAATCGCCAGGAATTGAGCGAACGGGTAGAGAAACTGAATCAGCTGCGGGCAGAGCTGCAGAGCCTCCAGGAAACGGAGGGCACTTACAGCAATGCCCTGCTACCTCTATATGCACAACTGACAGAGGCGTTGATCGATGCCCGCGCCTACGACGAAGCGCTCGAGGTGCTTGAGCAGCATCAGCAGCTGATCAAGATCCATGAGGGGCTGCATGCCGAAGCTCAGATTGATGTCGTCCTCAAGCAGTTGGAGGTGCTGGCCAGCTCAGGACTGTGGGACTCGCTTTATGATCGCCTGAGTCACCTGGAATGGATCCAGCAACGGGCATCCGATCGCAATCTGGAACAACGTGTAGATGGATTAAAACAGCTCAGCGGATGGGTTCAGGTATTGTTGCAACAGGGCCCCCGCAATGAGGAATGGCGCTACCTTCTTCGTCTGAGAGATCTGGAATCACAAAGCTATAAGCTGGTCGACGACAACGCCACCGATGCAGACAAGGAGTTACTGGACCAGCTTCAATATGACCTGGCGCAATCTGAGCTGTATATCGCACTGGCCATGGCGACACCCGGCGAAACCAGCCGACTGCTGATCAACCATGAACTGAATCTGCAGACTTCTGCATTCACGCCGCCGCGCCAGATGGTTTCTGTGAGCGATGTGGAGAGAGCCTATGGTGCCCGCGCCAGTTCGGTTATAGAACGGGCTCACCGGACGGCGATGAATCGCCACTACAGTTTGATAAAAGAAATAGCCGGGCGTCAGGACAATGATCCTCTGACCCAGGCAACGATGGAGATCTATCTGGGCGATTCCGTGCTGCTGCGACAGCAATATGAGCTTCGCCCTCTGGGCAACAGCGGCCCTACCCGCGGCTCCAGCAATATTGGCAGTGCCGGCAGTCATTACGATGAAGCATGGCAACTATTTCTCGAAGCCGGCATTACCGAAAGTCAATTAAACGCCTTTTTCGCCTGCCCCATGCTGCTGCCCATGCCATCACTGACAACTCGTCTGGGTTTTGATAATCCGCCATGTACGCAGCTCGCTGATGGCACCATAGAGTTGCCGGAGGTGCTTGTCACGGAAGACCGCTCTCCCGGCTTGATCTATCATAATCTGGAACAAACGCGCAGCAATAGCACTCTGGAGGGCGTCCGGGTTCAGGTCAGCTTTACAGTCGGTGTCAATGGGCAGGCCAGCCGTATTCAGTCGACCAGCGCTGAACCGGATACGGTCAGCGTTCGCATCCGGGGACGCGACGCCTTGCAACAAATGCAGTTTCGACCAGCGTTGGAGAATGGCCGTAGCAAGCGTCAGCAGAACGTCCGCATCACCATGATCAGCCTTAACGCCGACTGAGCGGCACAATGCCAGCATCAATCAAATTCTGTACTTGTTCCTCACTGAAGCCGGCGTCCTTAAGAATTTTCTGACTGTGTTCACTGAAAACGGGCGGCAATGTCCTGACAGAGCCAGGAGTTCTTGAGAACTTGATGGGAATGCCAGTCATTTTGTACCAGTCTTTCTCGACGATCATTTTGCGGTGCCGCGTATGAGCATGTGCTACAACCTGAGCGGTATTGTATATAGGCCCCGAAGGCAAACCCGCCGCCAGCAGCTGCTCGGCAAGTTCGGCACCATCCAGGCGAATCAGTCGGCTTTCCAGCTCGACTTTGAGTACGGCACGGTTTGCCACTCTGCTCGCATTGCTGACAAAACGGGCATCATCCAACAGCTCGGGCGCTTCGATA from Pseudohongiella spirulinae encodes:
- a CDS encoding NAD(P)/FAD-dependent oxidoreductase, with product MKIAIIGTGIAGLTAAYRLAPRHDITVYEAADRIGGHTATIDVTLDGKDFAIDTGFIVFNDWTYPNFIALMNELDVDWRDSDMSFGVQCQSSGLEYAGVSGRLAMYNSLFAQRRQLASPTFIKMLLHILAFNKQAIADVEADSIPDETLQAYLHRHRLSSAFADYYLVPMTSAIWSTSFNDMLDFPVRFMLPFMYRHGLLNVHHRPRWRTLSGGSRAYLEPMSRSFSDRIRLSTPVESICRQAGHVTVSSNRGEEQYDHVVLACHSDQSLSMLSDPTAAETDLLSAINYQANDVVLHTDTRVMPDNRRAWASWNYYLPIERGGLPRVTYDMNRLMGIESPHRFLVSLNDTDRIVPERILGSFEYAHPVFTRAGADAQARWSTINVDRTWYCGAWWGKGFHEDGVVSALRVVDAIGQLTS
- a CDS encoding acyl-CoA dehydrogenase family protein, coding for MNLGLSEEMQEVREKIRKFVEVDVAAVEKEYHAEVSVGDRWSHTPRQDEIMEGLKAKARALGLWNFFLPKSQGGAGISNLEYAHLAEIMGRSRLASEAFNCSAPDTGNMEVLERYGSEEQKKMWLEPLLEGKIRSAFAMTEPNVASSDATNISTSAVLDGDEWVINGEKFYISGAGDARCKIMIVMVITDPDAPKHNRQSQILVPMDTPGVEVLRPMCVFGHDDAPHGHMHIKFTNVRVPKDNIILGRGRGFEISQGRLGPGRIHHCMRSIGAAEKALELLCQRAVSREAFGKPLAELGGNYDVIADSRIEIEMCRLLVFKAAYLMDTIGNKAARDAISQIKVAVPNMALRVIDRAIQVHGAAGVSQDFPLAGLWTSQRTLRLADGPDEVHRRVVARKELAQYR
- a CDS encoding SDR family NAD(P)-dependent oxidoreductase → MSLFDLSGKVALITGSTKGIGKAIAERMAEAGAKVVISSRNQDACDEVAEAIKANGGDAMPLACNINYKEQLQALVDKTLAHYGRIDVLVINAALNPFYGKSQDIPDEAFDKIMNSNVGSAHRLCQMVLPGMAQRGGGAAIIVSSIAGIKGSDVLGAYGISKAADMQMARNLAVEWGPQNIRVNCIAPGLIRTDFARALWENPETYKNTVSKYPLRRIGEPDEIAGAAIFLASDAGSFTTGQTLVIDGGGTITG
- a CDS encoding SDR family oxidoreductase, with translation MNKHVDISLTVSALFSVQGKTALITGGSSGLGLIMAETLLRGGARVIIASRRQQKCDEAMEILSPLGDCLAVAADVTQPDGRAVLLDAVRDFFADNGLNILINNAGANWGAPISDYPDEAFDKVMRTNVNAVFALTRDALPLLSAGDSFDPARVINIGSMDGLQVPVVQRVPTFAYSASKAALHHLTRTLAVELGPRQITVNAIAPGFFQSRMSDFVMKEYGDDIAADSPMRRAGMPEEIAGILLYLVTRAGAYTNGAVIPVDGGTHVSKGWRPWMEER
- a CDS encoding NADP-dependent oxidoreductase; the protein is MKNRKMVMAQRPVGEPTDDCFRLVEEDVPELAPGQILIKVIWLSLDPYMRGRMNDVKSYAKPLEIGDVMTGESAGIVVESRSDRFKAGDYVTAHMGWQTMIVADDDEPRLMKVDLKNGSLSAHLGVVGMPGRTAYFGLSEVGKPQAGETLVVAAASGAVGSVVGQIAKIKGLKVIGIAGGADKCRYVKDELGFDECIDYKNEDLQARLRELCPDGIDIYFENVGGDVTRAVAPLLNEGARVPICGYISNYNDTDITKAETPFHILKTALHIPEHRFFVVTEWQDQWQQATEQLGEWVNAGKIKYRESIGEGLENAPELFRGLLKGRNFGKQLVKIADE
- a CDS encoding aspartate aminotransferase family protein; translation: MKVQETEDTYGLAVTRRQPLVIERGDGVTVWDEKGNALLDFSSGWGVVCLGHNHPVILEALTDQASRIIQNPNSGFTYSPARAALMSAMKEVLPDALTKIWFANSGAEANDAALKLARKITGRESVLALEGSFHGRTLAALSVSGGPENPARYLPRLSGNYFIPADDTEPLQSAMQVPLAAVIIELVQGEGGVRALDHDYLRSLEQMCKNNGCLLIVDEVQTGYCRTGEFFACERYGLVPDMMTMGKGIAGGLPFAALAMREEHAARVELGDHGGTYCGNPLSCAVAAAVTAFLKQQNMSQHVRLLGAEALTDLHKLQQQFPELVAEVRGIGLMLAIELSDHDLVWPLTEACQQQGLIVTPTRNGVVRLLPPLILTSVTWQQGVERLRAALQALWQSKCWASMRTA
- a CDS encoding energy transducer TonB is translated as MRNVSLKSAALIAALCTGITLGEAAEDNRQELSERVEKLNQLRAELQSLQETEGTYSNALLPLYAQLTEALIDARAYDEALEVLEQHQQLIKIHEGLHAEAQIDVVLKQLEVLASSGLWDSLYDRLSHLEWIQQRASDRNLEQRVDGLKQLSGWVQVLLQQGPRNEEWRYLLRLRDLESQSYKLVDDNATDADKELLDQLQYDLAQSELYIALAMATPGETSRLLINHELNLQTSAFTPPRQMVSVSDVERAYGARASSVIERAHRTAMNRHYSLIKEIAGRQDNDPLTQATMEIYLGDSVLLRQQYELRPLGNSGPTRGSSNIGSAGSHYDEAWQLFLEAGITESQLNAFFACPMLLPMPSLTTRLGFDNPPCTQLADGTIELPEVLVTEDRSPGLIYHNLEQTRSNSTLEGVRVQVSFTVGVNGQASRIQSTSAEPDTVSVRIRGRDALQQMQFRPALENGRSKRQQNVRITMISLNAD